One genomic segment of Vulgatibacter sp. includes these proteins:
- a CDS encoding GNAT family N-acetyltransferase, with the protein MQLVVATEEEKRSRDPLTHRAWGQRISQAAWFRREERLRAHPWCGSGMTTWLWKDEAGAVLASCETFRMRSLRRHEGAEQEGVGFGVASVFTEERLRGRGHALAMMQALSAELRRCEPRAHAILLFSEVGATLYQRAGYEPRLCHDRIFAVEAAAAAPAEARWIGEHEVEGALARFALPDAPFVAWPTAAQIDWHLERARIYAEALGRGLPATCGVELPGARALWAADYKNERLAILLAEAADPGAAQQLVQAASAAALAAGLAEVRIWETPSLPLQPEAGRRVPRDDDALPMLLPLAPGVLAEDWRDIPRALWV; encoded by the coding sequence GTGCAGCTCGTCGTCGCCACCGAAGAGGAGAAGCGCTCCCGTGATCCGCTCACCCACCGCGCGTGGGGCCAGCGGATCTCCCAGGCTGCCTGGTTCAGGCGGGAGGAGCGGCTCCGCGCCCATCCGTGGTGCGGAAGCGGGATGACCACCTGGCTCTGGAAGGACGAGGCGGGCGCGGTCCTCGCCTCCTGCGAGACCTTCCGGATGCGCAGCCTGCGCCGGCACGAGGGCGCGGAGCAGGAGGGCGTGGGCTTCGGCGTCGCCTCCGTCTTCACCGAGGAGCGGCTCCGCGGCAGGGGCCACGCGCTGGCGATGATGCAGGCGCTCTCCGCCGAGCTGCGCCGGTGCGAGCCCCGGGCCCACGCGATCCTTCTCTTCTCCGAGGTCGGAGCGACCCTCTACCAGCGGGCCGGCTACGAGCCCCGGCTCTGCCACGATCGGATCTTCGCGGTGGAGGCCGCCGCCGCAGCCCCTGCCGAGGCGCGGTGGATCGGAGAGCACGAGGTCGAAGGCGCCCTCGCCCGCTTCGCCCTGCCGGACGCGCCCTTCGTGGCCTGGCCCACGGCGGCGCAGATCGACTGGCACCTCGAGCGGGCGCGGATCTACGCGGAGGCCCTGGGACGCGGGCTCCCGGCGACCTGCGGCGTCGAGCTCCCCGGCGCGCGGGCGCTCTGGGCCGCCGACTACAAGAACGAGCGGCTGGCGATTCTCCTCGCGGAGGCGGCGGATCCCGGCGCGGCGCAGCAGCTGGTGCAGGCCGCTTCCGCAGCGGCGCTGGCGGCGGGGCTCGCCGAGGTCCGGATCTGGGAGACGCCCTCGCTCCCCCTGCAGCCCGAGGCAGGCAGGCGGGTGCCCCGCGACGACGACGCCCTGCCGATGCTGCTGCCCCTGGCCCCCGGCGTGCTGGCCGAGGATTGGCGCGACATCCCGCGGGCGCTCTGGGTGTGA